One genomic window of Diospyros lotus cultivar Yz01 chromosome 8, ASM1463336v1, whole genome shotgun sequence includes the following:
- the LOC127808109 gene encoding probable rhamnogalacturonate lyase B isoform X3 — protein sequence MLRIIVWRCRMAYCNSHYQILGELSWESNMAELTTCLNCVMKYGMEGSGILIGSKQEIKEKEESLTRTSMKVILQTEEQLELSFTRIWDPSMQGKQAPLNIDKRFIVLRGCSGFYSYAIFEHLEDMPAFNLSITRLAFMLNKDKFHYMAIANNRQRHMPHPDDRLPGRCQELAYPEAVRLINPLEPEFENEVDDKYQYSCENKDNRVHGWISFEPPVGFWQITPSNEFRTGGPFKQDLTSHVNPTTLAIFVTSHYAGTDLVVKFQAAEIWKKVFGPVFIYLNSVSDGNNPLLLWDDAIEQMKIETKTWPYNFPESEDFPRYSQRGKITGRLLVQDRYVSKEFIPANGGYVGLAPPGDAGSWQRESKGYQFWTTAAEGGYFTIENIRAGNYNLYASVPGFIGDYRYDDTITITAGCLIDMGNIVYEPPRNGPTLWEIGVPDRSAAEFYIPDPNPIYVNKLCVNHSDRFRQYGLWERYADLYPDEDLTYRIGVSDYRKDWFFVQVTRKIGEKKYKGTTWQIKFKLENINRTGTYKLKLALASAHYSELQVRVNDAEADPLFSSGVIGSDNAIARHGIHGLYWWFDIGINGTQFIQGDNTIYLTQPKNSSPFQGIMYDYIRLEGSPASS from the exons ATGTTGAGGATAATCGT GTGGAGATGCAGAATGGCATACTGCAACTCACACTATCAAATCCTGGGGGAGTTGTCTTGGGAATCAAATATGGCGGAATTGACAACCTGCTTGAACTGCGTAATGAAGTATGGAATGGAGG GTTCTGGGATCTTGATTGGATCGAAACAGGAAATCAAGGAAAAAGAGGAGAGTTTGACTC gaACAAGCATGAAGGTCATATTGCAAACTGAGGAACAGTTGGAGCTTTCATTCACAAGGATATGGGATCCCTCGATGCAGGGAAAGCAAGCCCCATTAAATATAGACAAAAG GTTTATAGTGCTACGTGGTTGCTCAGGATTTTACTCATATGCCATTTTTGAACACTTGGAGGACATGCCTGCTTTCAATCTTAGTATTACCAGACTTGCTTTCATGCTCAACAAAGACAA GTTTCATTACATGGCCATAGCAAATAACAGGCAGAGGCACATGCCCCATCCAGATGACCGGTTACCAGGAAGATGCCAAGAATTGGCCTACCCTGAAGCAGTCCGACTTATCAATCCCTTGGAGccagaatttgaaaatgaa GTGGATGACAAGTACCAATACTCATGCGAGAACAAGGATAACCGGGTACACGGGTGGATATCCTTTGAACCGCCTGTGGGGTTCTGGCAAATCACTCCCAGCAATGAGTTCCGCACTGGTGGACCCTTCAAACAAGACCTAACCTCCCATGTCAACCCAACTACCCTTGCT ATATTTGTCACTTCTCATTATGCGGGAACAGATCTTGTAGTAAAATTTCAAGCTGCTGAGATTTGGAAAAAAGTTTTTGGGCCAGTTTTTATCTATCTTAATTCTGTATCGGATGGAAATAATCCACTTTTGCTTTGGGATGATGCAATTGAACAG ATGAAAATTGAAACCAAAACCTGGCCCTATAATTTCCCTGAATCTGAAGATTTTCCACGTTATAGTCAGAGGGGGAAAATTACTGGTAGATTACTGGTCCAGGACAG GTACGTAAGTAAGGAATTTATACCAGCAAATGGTGGGTATGTTGGATTAGCCCCACCAGGAGATGCTGGATCATGGCAAAGAGAATCCAAA GGGTACCAATTCTGGACCACAGCAGCTGAAGGTGGTTATTTTACTATTGAGAATATACGTGCAGGAAACTATAATCTTTATGCATCAGTTCCTGGTTTCATTGGAGATTACCGATATGATGATACAATTACTATAACTGCAG GCTGTTTAATTGATATGGGTAATATTGTGTACGAGCCTCCAAGAAATGGTCCCACACTCTGGGAAATTGGGGTTCCTGATCGTTCAGCTGCAGAATTCTACATCCCAGATCCTAATCCAATATATGTAAACAAACTGTGTGTAAATCATTCTGACAG GTTTAGGCAATATGGATTGTGGGAAAGGTATGCGGATTTATATCCTGATGAAGATTTAACATACCGGATTGGTGTTAGCGACTACAGAAAAGATTGGTTCTTTGTTCAAGTAACCAG AAAAATAGGTGAGAAGAAATACAAAGGAACTACATGGCAAATCAAGTTTAAACTGGAGAACATCAATCGGACTGGAACCTACAAACTCAAACTGGCACTTGCATCAGCACATTATTCTGAGCTGCAG GTTCGGGTTAATGATGCAGAAGCAGACCCTTTATTTTCAAGTGGAGTAATTGGGAGCGATAATGCAATTGCGAGGCATGGCATTCATGGGCTCTACTGGTGGTTCGACATAGGTATAAATGGTACTCAATTCATTCAAGGGGATAATACCATTTACCTAACACAACCAAAGAACTCCAGCCCTTTCCAGGGGATTATGTATGATTATATTCGTTTGGAAGGTTCCCCAGCTTCTTCCTAG
- the LOC127808109 gene encoding probable rhamnogalacturonate lyase B isoform X4 translates to MKVILQTEEQLELSFTRIWDPSMQGKQAPLNIDKRFIVLRGCSGFYSYAIFEHLEDMPAFNLSITRLAFMLNKDKFHYMAIANNRQRHMPHPDDRLPGRCQELAYPEAVRLINPLEPEFENEVDDKYQYSCENKDNRVHGWISFEPPVGFWQITPSNEFRTGGPFKQDLTSHVNPTTLAIFVTSHYAGTDLVVKFQAAEIWKKVFGPVFIYLNSVSDGNNPLLLWDDAIEQMKIETKTWPYNFPESEDFPRYSQRGKITGRLLVQDRYVSKEFIPANGGYVGLAPPGDAGSWQRESKGYQFWTTAAEGGYFTIENIRAGNYNLYASVPGFIGDYRYDDTITITAGCLIDMGNIVYEPPRNGPTLWEIGVPDRSAAEFYIPDPNPIYVNKLCVNHSDRFRQYGLWERYADLYPDEDLTYRIGVSDYRKDWFFVQVTRKIGEKKYKGTTWQIKFKLENINRTGTYKLKLALASAHYSELQVRVNDAEADPLFSSGVIGSDNAIARHGIHGLYWWFDIGINGTQFIQGDNTIYLTQPKNSSPFQGIMYDYIRLEGSPASS, encoded by the exons ATGAAGGTCATATTGCAAACTGAGGAACAGTTGGAGCTTTCATTCACAAGGATATGGGATCCCTCGATGCAGGGAAAGCAAGCCCCATTAAATATAGACAAAAG GTTTATAGTGCTACGTGGTTGCTCAGGATTTTACTCATATGCCATTTTTGAACACTTGGAGGACATGCCTGCTTTCAATCTTAGTATTACCAGACTTGCTTTCATGCTCAACAAAGACAA GTTTCATTACATGGCCATAGCAAATAACAGGCAGAGGCACATGCCCCATCCAGATGACCGGTTACCAGGAAGATGCCAAGAATTGGCCTACCCTGAAGCAGTCCGACTTATCAATCCCTTGGAGccagaatttgaaaatgaa GTGGATGACAAGTACCAATACTCATGCGAGAACAAGGATAACCGGGTACACGGGTGGATATCCTTTGAACCGCCTGTGGGGTTCTGGCAAATCACTCCCAGCAATGAGTTCCGCACTGGTGGACCCTTCAAACAAGACCTAACCTCCCATGTCAACCCAACTACCCTTGCT ATATTTGTCACTTCTCATTATGCGGGAACAGATCTTGTAGTAAAATTTCAAGCTGCTGAGATTTGGAAAAAAGTTTTTGGGCCAGTTTTTATCTATCTTAATTCTGTATCGGATGGAAATAATCCACTTTTGCTTTGGGATGATGCAATTGAACAG ATGAAAATTGAAACCAAAACCTGGCCCTATAATTTCCCTGAATCTGAAGATTTTCCACGTTATAGTCAGAGGGGGAAAATTACTGGTAGATTACTGGTCCAGGACAG GTACGTAAGTAAGGAATTTATACCAGCAAATGGTGGGTATGTTGGATTAGCCCCACCAGGAGATGCTGGATCATGGCAAAGAGAATCCAAA GGGTACCAATTCTGGACCACAGCAGCTGAAGGTGGTTATTTTACTATTGAGAATATACGTGCAGGAAACTATAATCTTTATGCATCAGTTCCTGGTTTCATTGGAGATTACCGATATGATGATACAATTACTATAACTGCAG GCTGTTTAATTGATATGGGTAATATTGTGTACGAGCCTCCAAGAAATGGTCCCACACTCTGGGAAATTGGGGTTCCTGATCGTTCAGCTGCAGAATTCTACATCCCAGATCCTAATCCAATATATGTAAACAAACTGTGTGTAAATCATTCTGACAG GTTTAGGCAATATGGATTGTGGGAAAGGTATGCGGATTTATATCCTGATGAAGATTTAACATACCGGATTGGTGTTAGCGACTACAGAAAAGATTGGTTCTTTGTTCAAGTAACCAG AAAAATAGGTGAGAAGAAATACAAAGGAACTACATGGCAAATCAAGTTTAAACTGGAGAACATCAATCGGACTGGAACCTACAAACTCAAACTGGCACTTGCATCAGCACATTATTCTGAGCTGCAG GTTCGGGTTAATGATGCAGAAGCAGACCCTTTATTTTCAAGTGGAGTAATTGGGAGCGATAATGCAATTGCGAGGCATGGCATTCATGGGCTCTACTGGTGGTTCGACATAGGTATAAATGGTACTCAATTCATTCAAGGGGATAATACCATTTACCTAACACAACCAAAGAACTCCAGCCCTTTCCAGGGGATTATGTATGATTATATTCGTTTGGAAGGTTCCCCAGCTTCTTCCTAG
- the LOC127808109 gene encoding uncharacterized protein LOC127808109 isoform X2, translating into MLRNPLIEVFSSRLLFLLILSSVLVPGIVGRVLNLGVSAPAVQLHVEDNRVEMQNGILQLTLSNPGGVVLGIKYGGIDNLLELRNEVWNGGFWDLDWIETGNQGKRGEFDSLEGTSMKVILQTEEQLELSFTRIWDPSMQGKQAPLNIDKRFIVLRGCSGFYSYAIFEHLEDMPAFNLSITRLAFMLNKDKFHYMAIANNRQRHMPHPDDRLPGRCQELAYPEAVRLINPLEPEFENEVDDKYQYSCENKDNRVHGWISFEPPVGFWQITPSNEFRTGGPFKQDLTSHVNPTTLAIFVTSHYAGTDLVVKFQAAEIWKKVFGPVFIYLNSVSDGNNPLLLWDDAIEQMKIETKTWPYNFPESEDFPRYSQRGKITGRLLVQDRYVSKEFIPANGGYVGLAPPGDAGSWQRESKGYQFWTTAAEGCLIDMGNIVYEPPRNGPTLWEIGVPDRSAAEFYIPDPNPIYVNKLCVNHSDRFRQYGLWERYADLYPDEDLTYRIGVSDYRKDWFFVQVTRKIGEKKYKGTTWQIKFKLENINRTGTYKLKLALASAHYSELQVRVNDAEADPLFSSGVIGSDNAIARHGIHGLYWWFDIGINGTQFIQGDNTIYLTQPKNSSPFQGIMYDYIRLEGSPASS; encoded by the exons ATGCTGCGGAATCCATTGATTGAAGTTTTCTCGTCTCGTCTTCTCTTTCTACTTATACTTTCTAGTGTCTTAGTGCCGGGGATCGTAGGTAGGGTACTAAATCTGGGAGTTTCTGCTCCAGCCGTGCAGCTGCATGTTGAGGATAATCGT GTGGAGATGCAGAATGGCATACTGCAACTCACACTATCAAATCCTGGGGGAGTTGTCTTGGGAATCAAATATGGCGGAATTGACAACCTGCTTGAACTGCGTAATGAAGTATGGAATGGAGG GTTCTGGGATCTTGATTGGATCGAAACAGGAAATCAAGGAAAAAGAGGAGAGTTTGACTC gcttgaaggaACAAGCATGAAGGTCATATTGCAAACTGAGGAACAGTTGGAGCTTTCATTCACAAGGATATGGGATCCCTCGATGCAGGGAAAGCAAGCCCCATTAAATATAGACAAAAG GTTTATAGTGCTACGTGGTTGCTCAGGATTTTACTCATATGCCATTTTTGAACACTTGGAGGACATGCCTGCTTTCAATCTTAGTATTACCAGACTTGCTTTCATGCTCAACAAAGACAA GTTTCATTACATGGCCATAGCAAATAACAGGCAGAGGCACATGCCCCATCCAGATGACCGGTTACCAGGAAGATGCCAAGAATTGGCCTACCCTGAAGCAGTCCGACTTATCAATCCCTTGGAGccagaatttgaaaatgaa GTGGATGACAAGTACCAATACTCATGCGAGAACAAGGATAACCGGGTACACGGGTGGATATCCTTTGAACCGCCTGTGGGGTTCTGGCAAATCACTCCCAGCAATGAGTTCCGCACTGGTGGACCCTTCAAACAAGACCTAACCTCCCATGTCAACCCAACTACCCTTGCT ATATTTGTCACTTCTCATTATGCGGGAACAGATCTTGTAGTAAAATTTCAAGCTGCTGAGATTTGGAAAAAAGTTTTTGGGCCAGTTTTTATCTATCTTAATTCTGTATCGGATGGAAATAATCCACTTTTGCTTTGGGATGATGCAATTGAACAG ATGAAAATTGAAACCAAAACCTGGCCCTATAATTTCCCTGAATCTGAAGATTTTCCACGTTATAGTCAGAGGGGGAAAATTACTGGTAGATTACTGGTCCAGGACAG GTACGTAAGTAAGGAATTTATACCAGCAAATGGTGGGTATGTTGGATTAGCCCCACCAGGAGATGCTGGATCATGGCAAAGAGAATCCAAA GGGTACCAATTCTGGACCACAGCAGCTGAAG GCTGTTTAATTGATATGGGTAATATTGTGTACGAGCCTCCAAGAAATGGTCCCACACTCTGGGAAATTGGGGTTCCTGATCGTTCAGCTGCAGAATTCTACATCCCAGATCCTAATCCAATATATGTAAACAAACTGTGTGTAAATCATTCTGACAG GTTTAGGCAATATGGATTGTGGGAAAGGTATGCGGATTTATATCCTGATGAAGATTTAACATACCGGATTGGTGTTAGCGACTACAGAAAAGATTGGTTCTTTGTTCAAGTAACCAG AAAAATAGGTGAGAAGAAATACAAAGGAACTACATGGCAAATCAAGTTTAAACTGGAGAACATCAATCGGACTGGAACCTACAAACTCAAACTGGCACTTGCATCAGCACATTATTCTGAGCTGCAG GTTCGGGTTAATGATGCAGAAGCAGACCCTTTATTTTCAAGTGGAGTAATTGGGAGCGATAATGCAATTGCGAGGCATGGCATTCATGGGCTCTACTGGTGGTTCGACATAGGTATAAATGGTACTCAATTCATTCAAGGGGATAATACCATTTACCTAACACAACCAAAGAACTCCAGCCCTTTCCAGGGGATTATGTATGATTATATTCGTTTGGAAGGTTCCCCAGCTTCTTCCTAG
- the LOC127808109 gene encoding probable rhamnogalacturonate lyase B isoform X1 codes for MLRNPLIEVFSSRLLFLLILSSVLVPGIVGRVLNLGVSAPAVQLHVEDNRVEMQNGILQLTLSNPGGVVLGIKYGGIDNLLELRNEVWNGGFWDLDWIETGNQGKRGEFDSLEGTSMKVILQTEEQLELSFTRIWDPSMQGKQAPLNIDKRFIVLRGCSGFYSYAIFEHLEDMPAFNLSITRLAFMLNKDKFHYMAIANNRQRHMPHPDDRLPGRCQELAYPEAVRLINPLEPEFENEVDDKYQYSCENKDNRVHGWISFEPPVGFWQITPSNEFRTGGPFKQDLTSHVNPTTLAIFVTSHYAGTDLVVKFQAAEIWKKVFGPVFIYLNSVSDGNNPLLLWDDAIEQMKIETKTWPYNFPESEDFPRYSQRGKITGRLLVQDRYVSKEFIPANGGYVGLAPPGDAGSWQRESKGYQFWTTAAEGGYFTIENIRAGNYNLYASVPGFIGDYRYDDTITITAGCLIDMGNIVYEPPRNGPTLWEIGVPDRSAAEFYIPDPNPIYVNKLCVNHSDRFRQYGLWERYADLYPDEDLTYRIGVSDYRKDWFFVQVTRKIGEKKYKGTTWQIKFKLENINRTGTYKLKLALASAHYSELQVRVNDAEADPLFSSGVIGSDNAIARHGIHGLYWWFDIGINGTQFIQGDNTIYLTQPKNSSPFQGIMYDYIRLEGSPASS; via the exons ATGCTGCGGAATCCATTGATTGAAGTTTTCTCGTCTCGTCTTCTCTTTCTACTTATACTTTCTAGTGTCTTAGTGCCGGGGATCGTAGGTAGGGTACTAAATCTGGGAGTTTCTGCTCCAGCCGTGCAGCTGCATGTTGAGGATAATCGT GTGGAGATGCAGAATGGCATACTGCAACTCACACTATCAAATCCTGGGGGAGTTGTCTTGGGAATCAAATATGGCGGAATTGACAACCTGCTTGAACTGCGTAATGAAGTATGGAATGGAGG GTTCTGGGATCTTGATTGGATCGAAACAGGAAATCAAGGAAAAAGAGGAGAGTTTGACTC gcttgaaggaACAAGCATGAAGGTCATATTGCAAACTGAGGAACAGTTGGAGCTTTCATTCACAAGGATATGGGATCCCTCGATGCAGGGAAAGCAAGCCCCATTAAATATAGACAAAAG GTTTATAGTGCTACGTGGTTGCTCAGGATTTTACTCATATGCCATTTTTGAACACTTGGAGGACATGCCTGCTTTCAATCTTAGTATTACCAGACTTGCTTTCATGCTCAACAAAGACAA GTTTCATTACATGGCCATAGCAAATAACAGGCAGAGGCACATGCCCCATCCAGATGACCGGTTACCAGGAAGATGCCAAGAATTGGCCTACCCTGAAGCAGTCCGACTTATCAATCCCTTGGAGccagaatttgaaaatgaa GTGGATGACAAGTACCAATACTCATGCGAGAACAAGGATAACCGGGTACACGGGTGGATATCCTTTGAACCGCCTGTGGGGTTCTGGCAAATCACTCCCAGCAATGAGTTCCGCACTGGTGGACCCTTCAAACAAGACCTAACCTCCCATGTCAACCCAACTACCCTTGCT ATATTTGTCACTTCTCATTATGCGGGAACAGATCTTGTAGTAAAATTTCAAGCTGCTGAGATTTGGAAAAAAGTTTTTGGGCCAGTTTTTATCTATCTTAATTCTGTATCGGATGGAAATAATCCACTTTTGCTTTGGGATGATGCAATTGAACAG ATGAAAATTGAAACCAAAACCTGGCCCTATAATTTCCCTGAATCTGAAGATTTTCCACGTTATAGTCAGAGGGGGAAAATTACTGGTAGATTACTGGTCCAGGACAG GTACGTAAGTAAGGAATTTATACCAGCAAATGGTGGGTATGTTGGATTAGCCCCACCAGGAGATGCTGGATCATGGCAAAGAGAATCCAAA GGGTACCAATTCTGGACCACAGCAGCTGAAGGTGGTTATTTTACTATTGAGAATATACGTGCAGGAAACTATAATCTTTATGCATCAGTTCCTGGTTTCATTGGAGATTACCGATATGATGATACAATTACTATAACTGCAG GCTGTTTAATTGATATGGGTAATATTGTGTACGAGCCTCCAAGAAATGGTCCCACACTCTGGGAAATTGGGGTTCCTGATCGTTCAGCTGCAGAATTCTACATCCCAGATCCTAATCCAATATATGTAAACAAACTGTGTGTAAATCATTCTGACAG GTTTAGGCAATATGGATTGTGGGAAAGGTATGCGGATTTATATCCTGATGAAGATTTAACATACCGGATTGGTGTTAGCGACTACAGAAAAGATTGGTTCTTTGTTCAAGTAACCAG AAAAATAGGTGAGAAGAAATACAAAGGAACTACATGGCAAATCAAGTTTAAACTGGAGAACATCAATCGGACTGGAACCTACAAACTCAAACTGGCACTTGCATCAGCACATTATTCTGAGCTGCAG GTTCGGGTTAATGATGCAGAAGCAGACCCTTTATTTTCAAGTGGAGTAATTGGGAGCGATAATGCAATTGCGAGGCATGGCATTCATGGGCTCTACTGGTGGTTCGACATAGGTATAAATGGTACTCAATTCATTCAAGGGGATAATACCATTTACCTAACACAACCAAAGAACTCCAGCCCTTTCCAGGGGATTATGTATGATTATATTCGTTTGGAAGGTTCCCCAGCTTCTTCCTAG